In one window of Bos taurus isolate L1 Dominette 01449 registration number 42190680 breed Hereford chromosome 4, ARS-UCD2.0, whole genome shotgun sequence DNA:
- the INSIG1 gene encoding insulin-induced gene 1 protein, whose protein sequence is MPRLDDHLWRGPCAKGTKHRSHPRASARGLVAKAGEMINSSGSGPSLLAAHGALGTDPAHGPQSAGVGGQGSSSHVNSWHHHLVQRSLVLFSVGVVLALVLNLLQVQRNVTLFPDEVIATIFSSAWWVPPCCGTAAAVVGLLYPCIDSHLGEPHKFKREWASVMRCVAVFVGINHASAKLDFANNVQLSLTLAALSLGLWWTFDRSRSGLGLGITIAFLATLITQLLVYNGVYQYTSPDFLYIRSWLPCIFFSGGVTVGNIGRQLAMGVPEKPHSD, encoded by the exons ATGCCCAGACTGGACGACCACCTCTGGAGAGGTCCCTGTGCCAAGGGCACGAAGCACAGAAGCCACCCGAGGGCCAGCGCCAGAGGGCTGGTGGCCAAAGCGGGAGAGATGATCAACTCCTCGGGGTCAGGCCCCTCTCTGCTGGCAGCCCATGGTGCCCTGGGCACTGACCCCGCTCACGGGCCTCAGAGCGCTGGTGTAGGGGGCCAGGGCAGCAGCAGCCACGTCAACAGCTGGCATCACCACTtggtgcagaggagcctggtgctgtTCTCGGTGGGGGTGGTCCTGGCCTTGGTGCTCAACCTCCTGCAGGTCCAGAGGAACGTCACCCTGTTCCCGGACGAGGTCATCGCCACCATCTTCTCCTCCGCCTGGTGGGTTCCTCCGTGCTGCGGGACAGCAGCGG CTGTGGTCGGCCTGCTGTACCCCTGCATCGACAGTCACCTTGGAGAGCCACACAAGTTCAAGCGCGAGTGGGCCAGCGTGATGCGCTGCGTGGCCGTCTTCGTTGGCATCAACCACGCTAGTGCT AAACTGGATTTTGCCAATAACGTTCAGCTCTCCTTGACATTAGCAGCGCTGTCTCTGGGCCTCTGGTGGACATTTGACCGTTCAAGAAGTGGCCTGGGGCTGGGCATCACCATCGCCTTCCTCGCCACCCTGATCACGCAGCTGCTGGTGTACAACGGAGTCTATCA GTACACGTCCCCAGACTTCCTCTACATCCGCTCCTGGCTGCCCTGCATCTTCTTCTCGGGAGGCGTGACGGTGGGGAACATAGGACGACAGCTGGCCATG GGTGTCCCCGAAAAGCCACACAGTGATTGA